The genomic DNA TAAAAGAATCCAGAAATCAAGCCCTCTCGCCTCGAATCCTCCTGGCAAGCTGAATATCCTTGGGCATAATCGTGACTCTCTTGGCATGAATCGCGCACAAGTTCGTGTCCTCAAAAAGCCCGACCAAGTACGCCTCCGCCGCCTCCTGGAGGGCGGCGACGGCGCTGCTCTGGAAGCGGAGATCGGTCTTGAAGTCCTGAGCGATCTCTCGGACCAGCCGCTGGAACGGCAGCTTCCGGATCAACAGCTCCGTGCTCTTCTGGTACTTCCTGATCTCCCTCAACGCCACCGTCCCGGGCCTGAACCTGTGCGGCTTCTTCACTCCACCTGTCGCCGGAGCGGACTTCCGTGCGGCCTTCGTCGCCAGCTGCTTCCTCGGCGCCTTGCCGCCGGTTGATTTCCTTGCTGTTTGCTTTGTACGTGCCATTACAGAGAGAGACGAACAGAGAGCAAAGGAGGGAGGAGGAGGATGGGTAGGGTTTGTGCTGTTTGGGGATGAAGAAAGGGCGTCCAGAGACCAAAAACTTTATAGCGGCGAAGAGAGCGGTGAAACTTCAAACTTTTGGACGAAGGAATGGCGCGAGTGAGTTTGGACTGTTAGATCATGTGAAGGAACGAACGGATCCGATTAGATTTCTTGGTAGCGCACGGATCGCGATCCGGTGAATTTTATCCTTCGCTGCGGGGCCATTTTTTTGTTCTGGTTGGAGGCGGATAAAAATGTAATAACACAATTCTGGGacagaataataataatattaacagCTTTGTTCTGATAGAGATTAATTGTTGACGCATCACAAATTCTTGTATCAACTCCCGTCAACTcaattttatttagtaaataagggtaattagggtattttaaaattaatttagcgttaaataataagaaaattttaatgtaattaaagagagtgtttattttaatttagtgttatgGAATACATTTTTCACTAAAATACTTTCTTTTTAAAGtttatataagaatttttttatttacaaaaaaaggTTTATATAAAGAACTTTTCTAGAAGCACAGtcacaagaaataaaatttttctttcatagtgtttgttaattcagatataaattaaaaaaagttaatt from Diospyros lotus cultivar Yz01 chromosome 4, ASM1463336v1, whole genome shotgun sequence includes the following:
- the LOC127798994 gene encoding histone H3.2, with translation MARTKQTARKSTGGKAPRKQLATKAARKSAPATGGVKKPHRFRPGTVALREIRKYQKSTELLIRKLPFQRLVREIAQDFKTDLRFQSSAVAALQEAAEAYLVGLFEDTNLCAIHAKRVTIMPKDIQLARRIRGERA